Part of the Xenopus tropicalis strain Nigerian chromosome 3, UCB_Xtro_10.0, whole genome shotgun sequence genome, tacccggaacctcatatagagatctgcttcctacccggaacctcatatagagatctgcttcctaccctgaacctcatatagggatctgcttattgccctgaacctcatatagagatctgcttcttactctgaaccttatatagagatctgcttcctacccggaacctcatatagagatctgcttcctacccggaacctcatatagggatctgcttattgcccggaacctcatatagggatctgcttcttactctgaacctcatatagagatctgcttcctacccggaacctcatatagggatctgcttattgccctgaacctcatatagggatctgcttcctacccggaacctcatatagagatctgcttatTACCCTGAACCTGCACTATGCAGGGACTTGGGAGAGACACACAGAACAGGGACTCCCCAAAGAGGGAGAAGGATCTGAGGGGCTCAGCAATACTGCACCAGCAGAGACGCCTCAAACAAGCCACGCAGTTTGTGCACAAAGACTCTGCGGATCTTCTGCCACTGGACCAGCTGCAGAGACTGGGGACCAGTAAAGACCTGGTGAGTGTGGGAGGGGGGGGACCCGCTTGCTCAGTGAGACTAATGTTTGCAGCTCTGAACCAAGTTACAGGGCCAAAATGTGGGACTGCTTTCATGTCTTGCAGGGATTTCTatggatgcatgctgcagactgcaatgaTTTCTACGCAGCCATGTTGGTTCGCTGTCCTATAACGCTGCTACTCTTGGTTTAAATGTTAACCTAACTGGCCTTTGGGCTGTGCCCTAGGGGGGCCCCTAAGCCTCAATCCCCACCATTTGCAAAGCACTGATCCCGGTTTGGTTGACTAtatacatcaggggtcctcagcctttcttactcgggagccacagtcaaatgtaaaaagacttggggagcaacacaagcaccataaaagttcatggaggagccaaataagggctgtgattggctattaggcagcctctatgcaccctatcagcttacaggggctttatttggtaggaaatcttgtttttattcaaccaaaacttgcccccaagtcaggaattcaaaaataactccctggtttgggggcactgagagcaacaccaaaggggttggggagcaacatgttgccccggagctactggttggggcatttaaatataatgtcctgttgccctgctctgataaaagttgcatgtttgcttaagaattcctactatagtttatataaataccccgctgtgtagccccgggggcagccattcctgcactggtacagctggggtgtttgctacagaaaccctactatagtttggctgcccccggggctacacagcggggaatttatataaactatagtaaggtttctgtagcaaacaccccagctgtaacagtgcaggaacggctgcccccagggctacacagcgttgtatttatataaactatagtagggtttctgtagcaaacaccccagctgtaccagtgcaggaatggctgcccccggggctacacagcggggtatttatataaactatagtagggtttctgtagcaaacaccccagctgtaccagtgcaggaacggctgcccccggggctacacagcggggtatttatataaactatagtagggtttctgtagcaaacaccccagctgtaccagtgcaggaatggctgcccccggggctacacagcggggtatttatataaactatagtagggtttctgtagcaaacaccccagctgtaccagtgcaggaatggctgcccctggggctacacagcgggtatttatataaactatagtagggtttctgtagcaaacaccccagctgtaccagtgcaggaatggctgcccccggggctacacagcggggtatttatataaactatagtagggtttctgtagcaaacaccccagctgtaccagtgcaggaatggctgcccccggggctacacagcggggtatttatataaactatagtagggtttctgtagcaaacaccccagctgtaccagtgcaggaatggctgcccccggggctacacagcggggtatttatataaactatagtagggtttctgtagcaaacaccccagctgtaccagtgcaggaatggctgcccccggggctacacagcggggtatttatataaactatagtagggtttctgtagcaaacaccccagctgtaccagtgcaggaatggctgcccccggggctacacagcagggtatttatataaactatagtagggtttctgtagcaaacaccccagctgtaccagtgcaggaatggctgcccccggggctacacagcggggtatttatataaactatagtagggtttctgtagcaaacaccccagctgtaccagtgcaggaatggctgcccccggggctacatagcggggtatttatataaactatagtagggtttctgtagcaaacaccccagctgtaccagtgcaggaatggctgcccccggggctacacagcggggtatttatataaactatagtagggtttctgtagcaaacaccccagctgtaccagtgcaggaatggctgcccccggggctacatagcggggtatttatataaactatagtagggtttctgaaacatATAGACCTAGGTTactagtgcagggtaacagtacattactattattataatcaaGGTCCAATCTGATTGCAGCAGCCACACAGTGTGATCCAGAGACGGCTCATGGGGGGCAGCCTGAGCATCGAAAgcgataaccctgtatttccaacTTCCCCGTGCAACAGGGGGAGAGACGCACCCCCCCAGGGTGATGAGACGATACAGCCAACTAAGTTGGGTGAGGAGACCCCCGGTGGCTGGAAGGAACAAGCTCTACTCATACCCTGCAAGGTACAACCCCTAGCAACTACTTGTATACCTGCTTATACTGAGATGAGCCCTGATTGGCCAGTTAGACTAATGGGAGTAAATGTGTTACCCCAATGAGCAGAATCTGCTCCCACCAACAGCTCCTTTTAACtgagggttgtttacctttgagacaatttgcaattggtcttcattttttttttatttgtagtttttttaaaattatttcagctttgcccagcagctctccagcttggcgtttcagcagctgtttggttgctaggatccaaattaccttagcaaccagggttgtggtttgaatgaaagactgataaatgaataggagagggcctgactatataaataagtaatataaagtaacaatactttatattcacagagcaatagtttttttcctcAGGCAGTGCCGGACCAATCcatccaggcaccctaggcaagccaccCGGGCACTCAAGGCAAGtcagccgggcacccaaggcaagccagccgggcacccaaggcaagccagccgggcaccctaggcaagccagccgggcaccctaggcaagccagccgggcaccctaggcaagccagccgggcaccctaggcaagccagccggcTTGGCCCATCCCCCCCTCCCATGTGTGGGGCTGCGGGAGTCACTGGAGGTGGGTGAACGGTGggggtaaagggcatggaaataggggtaagtgaaagaagaggtgcctgcctggcgcccacccactgttgcccctaggtgcctcttctgcctacccctagttccggccccgggctcaggggtcagtgaccccccccccccatttgaaagctgagttagaagaaaaaggcaaatcatttaataactctgaaaaacaaataatgaagaccaattgaaaagttgtttagaattgggcattctataacatactaaaagttgaacttaatggtgaactgcccctttaaaccacTGGGTTCCAGCATCAATATGGGTCGGGGGGTGGATGATTGATTTTATGTCCCTATTGAAAAGGCAGGGGTAATAAggttgggatatatatatatatatgtataaaagaaTGGGGGTGTCCTTTCTGCACACAGGTTTGTGGCCACGATGCAAGGGCCAAGCTATGCACGGAACATCAACAGAACCTCATCTCCCGGAGCTGCACGGAAAGGCTGGGGTAAGAGCAACCAGGGTGGGGTGGGGGCCACAACTTTAGGAGAATTATacaataatacaaaacaaattgtttgtgtttttttcacataggCTCCCCCTTTacattaaacttttagtatgttgtagaatggccaattctaagtaacgtttcaattgggcttcattatttattttctatagtttttccattatttgctcctttttattactcatttttctatccatccccctctcctataaatatatcagtctcttattcaaaccagtccctggttgttaaggtaatttgaaccctagcaaccacatgactgctgaaattttaaactggagagctgctgaacaaaaagtaaattcataaaaaaaaatgaagaccaattgcaaattgtctcagaacagcagtctacattatactaaactttaattaaaaggtgaacaacccctttaaccccccTCCAGCTGGACCAGTCCCAGAGTTGTCTATAGGAGGAGCAAAAAGAagcaactacaggtatagaacctgttatccagaatgtgcaggACCAAGAGTgcgcaggataaggggtctttccgtaatttggatctccacatctaaagtctactaaaaaaaaaatcaataaagcattaattaaatccaataggattgtttttcttccaataaggattaattatattttagttgggatcaagtacaggtactgttttattattacagagaaaagggaatcatttaaccatgaaataaacccaatagggctgttctgcccccaataaggggtaattatatcttagttgggatcaagtacaggtactgttttattattacagagaaaagggaatcatttaaccatgaaataaacccaatagggatattCCAATTTCCAAGACCTTTATTAATTGTCGCACAACATATGTAGTCTATGCTCTCACTTGTCCGTGTAACAAAGTTTACGTGGGGCGGACTATAAGATCAGTGGGAAGTAGGGTTAATGAGCACATCCGTAACAGTAAAGCAGGGAGAATGAACCATGGGGTATCGAGACATTTTAAGCTGTTTCACAATAATAGTGATCCCAAAGGGATATTCTTTAtggaagtgtaaaaataattgtatatttattataaataaatcaatgtgttaCATCAAAGTAGATGTAGTATAGAATAGTATGCAGGCGGGTATAAAGAGGGGGTTGGCCCATAGGAACCCAATAGTCCATGAGGAAGCGcagagcgcgaaacgcgtcggactGCCTGGAGAGAGGACCCGTATTGACAGACTCGGCACCTACCGGTGACGTCACCGAAGGGAAAGGAACAGCGTGTGAGTCGCATCCCTCAGCCAATGTGCCTCTCTCTGTCTTATCcctagtaagttcccggccgggacaaggGGGGTTGTGTATTTGTTCTTATGCCCAGTTAGGGCTCTGTTTTATTGTGTGCTTGTAGTTACTTGGAGGCTATGAGATAATTGAATACCATATAGTGTGCAATTTTATCTCTATATGCACGCCTGCATTCTTAGTATTTGCACAGAGTAAGAGGGAAAACAAGGGTTTTATTTGTGTAACTTCTTTATTAAATATCCCTCAGTGGGGCTAAGAGCCATATATTGGCTATAGGCGGTGTAATACTGCATCTGATATCTGGAGAAGTTAATTAAGGATCCAATTAattgttttatggtgttttaagctcctcacttttttattctaataattgGGATATACTGTGGGATTTTTAATTCAGTGTATTTCTATTGATTTTCCCTCTTGATTTCCTCATATATGGGTCAGAGCAATGAATTCTCTTTTAAACACTCTAATTGATTTCTCCTGAGGGAATGATATGCATTAACTGggaattcaataataaatcaTTGGGAAGTAATACATGGTTTCTGTTACTATATTTAATGTCTTCTGCCCTATGTGATTTTCTCTTGTATATATAATCTAATTGGTATTTTTAATTAGTggtgtatatgattttttttttttattatttaaaattgattctactttgatgtaacacattgatttatttatgataaatatacaattatttttacacttcttTGGGTGTTTTTAGCGCCAACTCCTTTGGAGATAATTTGTGTAAGCACTATAGGATTAGTAGGGAGGAGGGCAGCTACATCTAATTATTAATGTTGGTTAATGGCAATTTAgcactgcaaaaatatatatatatttttttttctctttcttacagTCCTTCCTTCTAGACCTTAATATCTATATTGTTGTGTTTTGTAATCTTTAAAGCGCAGATAAGGTTTGCCTTGATATTCTTTATGGGACTGGAGCATATTTCTCCCAAGTTAAGAGGTGGAGACGGATTTACTAGATTAAGACAACGAGAAAACGTTtggatttttaaattgaatacattGCATCCGGAAGGACTCAATGTAGATTTGGACTTGGCggcattttaaattcaattttaagcTTATTTTTGGTCAATTATTGGAttcctggtatttatttatttctaatttatctaCATTTTAAGTAGGAATATGCTTGATATGGGCTGTTTTAACGAGAcatctctttatttctttatgattAGCGGAtaagtagtatataaataaataataaacaaacatacaACTCTCCCAATCTTTGGGGAGAGGGATGATGGGTTATATATGGGTAATATAAATTCTTCCATCTGACACAATGCCATAACACCATGGCCTTTTGCGCTAAAGAGAGAGGGGTTGCTATGGCAACGCGCGTTGTTTCCATTGTACATATCGCTTTACCAGCGCTAGATTGAGTT contains:
- the nrip3 gene encoding nuclear receptor-interacting protein 3 isoform X5 — its product is MQGLGRDTQNRDSPKREKDLRGSAILHQQRRLKQATQFVHKDSADLLPLDQLQRLGTSKDLQPHSVIQRRLMGGSLSIESDNPVFPTSPCNRGRDAPPQGDETIQPTKLGEETPGGWKEQALLIPCKVCGHDARAKLCTEHQQNLISRSCTERLGLPLYIKLLVCCRMANSK
- the nrip3 gene encoding nuclear receptor-interacting protein 3 isoform X1, with the protein product MQGLGRDTQNRDSPKREKDLRGSAILHQQRRLKQATQFVHKDSADLLPLDQLQRLGTSKDLQPHSVIQRRLMGGSLSIESDNPVFPTSPCNRGRDAPPQGDETIQPTKLGEETPGGWKEQALLIPCKVCGHDARAKLCTEHQQNLISRSCTERLGAPISHYKVASGLYGPRNDTDWSLEFTVSTGCAEGAAGLQEGDWVLGSPRGGNCNRKLPERGHIIGPFKTRLQRP
- the nrip3 gene encoding nuclear receptor-interacting protein 3 isoform X6; translation: MQGLGRDTQNRDSPKREKDLRGSAILHQQRRLKQATQFVHKDSADLLPLDQLQRLGTSKDLQPHSVIQRRLMGGSLSIESDNPVFPTSPCNRGRDAPPQGDETIQPTKLGEETPGGWKEQALLIPCKVCGHDARAKLCTEHQQNLISRSCTERLGPSF
- the nrip3 gene encoding nuclear receptor-interacting protein 3 isoform X3 is translated as MQGLGRDTQNRDSPKREKDLRGSAILHQQRRLKQATQFVHKDSADLLPLDQLQRLGTSKDLQPHSVIQRRLMGGSLSIESDNPVFPTSPCNRGRDAPPQGDETIQPTKLGEETPGGWKEQALLIPCKVCGHDARAKLCTEHQQNLISRSCTERLGAPISHYKVASGLYGPRNDTDWSLEFTSQGIPKC
- the nrip3 gene encoding nuclear receptor-interacting protein 3 isoform X4, producing MQGLGRDTQNRDSPKREKDLRGSAILHQQRRLKQATQFVHKDSADLLPLDQLQRLGTSKDLQPHSVIQRRLMGGSLSIESDNPVFPTSPCNRGRDAPPQGDETIQPTKLGEETPGGWKEQALLIPCKVCGHDARAKLCTEHQQNLISRSCTERLGWTSPRVVYRRSKKKQLQV